Part of the Flavobacteriales bacterium genome, TGAAAATCAAAGAGGAACAAGAACAAATTTATCAAATTGGAACAAAAACGATTGAAGAAATTAAGGAACAGATTGATTCCAAGGAATCAGACAAGCAACCTGTTCTTTTGAATGGATTGAAAAACGTTTGGTATTTTACAATTAGCACAAAACAAGGTTTTGGAAATGTACACATAATTAAAACAGAAAAACACAGAGCTCAATAACCAAACCCGCAAATCACTCACAAAACAAGCTTTAAATCAACAACCTATGCGAAAAATTGGGATTAGCAAACAAACAACCACTGGTAAAATTTCAAAAAAGCAATCTCAAGATAATTTGTATTCGAGATTTTTACTAATTTTACGCAAGCCCATAAAGTAAAAAAGAACTTCCTTTTTTAAATATAAGGGCAATCCTAAAAGCCCAAAAAAGCTTTTTTGAGATGTTTTACTAAATTTTAAAATTGAATTATGCCTGTAAAAATGCCTTTCAACCTTCATAAATGGATCGAAGAAAATAGAGATTTACTAAAACCACCAGTGGGAAACAAAAACTTATACCACGAAGCTGGGGATTTTATTGTGATGATTGTTGGCGGTCCAAATGCCCGAAAAGATTATCATTTCAATGAAAGTGAAGAACTATTTTATCAGATAGAAGGAAATATTTGTGTAAAAATCCAAGAAGATGGAGAAGCAAAAGAAGTGCATTTGGGTCCTGGAGACATGTTTTTACTTCCCGGAAATGTTCCCCACTCACCGGGGAGATCTGAAGGATCGGTAGGTTTGGTAGTAGAAAAAGTGCGTAAAAACCCCGAAAAAGATGGTCTTATGTGGTTCTGTGATCACTGTAATCACAAACTTTTTGAAGAGTATTTTTACTTAACCAATATTGAGAAGGATTTCTTCCCTGTTTTTAGAAAATTTTATAATTCAGAGGAGCTACGAACTTGTGAAAAATGTGGAACAGTAATGGATTCTGATCCAAAATTCACAGATGTTTAAATAAAAAAAGCCTCATAAATATGAGGCTTTTTTATTATTTATAGGATTTTTCTATTTGCTTTAGTGCAAAAGTATCAGTCATAAAACGACGAACAAAAACCAAAAAATTGGCATTTCCGCCAATATAGTAGGCAGGTTTAGTCTTTTTGGCCTCTACTATTTTCACCATCTTTTCTACAAAATATTCAACAGGTGTGGCATTTGCCATCTTCATTTTTACTCGTTCACGAATTTTGTTTGCTGCTTGGTAAAAATCTGAGCCTTCTTTCCCAAAAAATGTTGGAGTTATACTGGTTTTGATATCATTGGGATGCACCACCACCATATCTATTCCCACAGTTTTCATTTCATGACGAAGCGCTTGAGTCATTCCATCAACCGCAAATTTTGTAGCACAATAAGATGAATAATAAGGAAGTGGAAATTTTCCTGTTAAAGAACCTACATTTATCACCCGAGCTTTGGGTTTTTGCTTTAAAAAGGGCAACAATTCTTGAGTTAGTTGTAAAATCCCAAAAACATTAATTTGAAAAAGTTCCTCATACTTTTCTATCGGAGTTTCCTCTAAGCTTCCTATTTGAGACTGGCCAGCATTATTGATCAAAATAGAAACATCAGATAAATCAATCCTATTTTTTAAAGTAGAAATACTTTCAGGTTTTGATAAATCTAAATCTACATAATGTACCCCATCAAGGCTTTTATCTAAATTTTGAACATTTCTTCCTGTTCCAATCACTTGATAGCCTTTTTTGACTAATTCTTCTGCCAAACAAGCACCTATACCTCTGGTAGCTCCTGTGATAAAAACTGTTTCTTGATGATTCATTTTGTCATTTTTTTAAGGAAAGTCAAAAATACATTATTTGCACTATTCTACTGCCAAAAGTGAGACAATTTGATGCACTATCAATTTGAATTTTTGGCAATAATTTCCAATACTAATTCTTTGGTAAGTTGTTGTCCATTGGCTAAGGCCCTTATTTTGTCAAACTCAAAACTAAAATCGCAGCCCTGTTTCCATTGGCTACAGCCATAAGCTGTTTTTCCTTTTAAAAGAGTTCCTTTATGGCATTTAGGACAGGTATTTTCTTTGGTAGCTTGGTTTTCTTTTGGGAAAAATTGGAGTTTTTTATACTCATCTAAAACCACTTTTCCATCTACTTTTTCTGTTCCTTGCTTAAAACCTTTTAGTAAAGTTGTTTCATTTTTATCCAGCAGTCTAATCCATTGATTTTCTGAAACTTTTTTACCCATAAACTCAAATGGAATCACAAATTTACAGCCGTTCTTCCATTGGTTACAACCATAACCAGATTTTCCTTTGATCATTTTACCGTTTTCGCAAGCAGGACAGGATTTCCCAATCAATACTTTGGCATTTTGTTTTTTAGCTTTCTTAGCATCATTCATCCTTTGAGAAAGTCTGGCAGAATGAGAAGACATCCTTACCTCAAAAACTAAATCATCAACCATTTTTTTCATATTCTTGATAAAAGTTCCCGCGCTAAAACTACCTGCCTCTATCTCTCTCAGTTGTTTTTCCCATTTACCTGTAAGTTCGGGAGAAAGTAACAGGTCGTTCTCTATCAAACTAATGAGCTCCACTCCCATTTGAGTAGGCAAAATTTGTTTTTTGTTTCTTTTGATATATTGTCTTCTAAAAAGTGTCTCTATTATCCCTGCACGTGTAGAAGGACGCCCTATTCCATTCTCTTTCATAGCATCTCTGAGTTCCTCGTCTTCTATGTTTTTCCCTGCCATTTCCATAGATCTTAAGAGTGTAGCTTCTGTAAATTGTTTTGGAGGATTTGTTTTCTTTTCTAATAAAGAAGGA contains:
- a CDS encoding 3-hydroxyanthranilate 3,4-dioxygenase; this encodes MPVKMPFNLHKWIEENRDLLKPPVGNKNLYHEAGDFIVMIVGGPNARKDYHFNESEELFYQIEGNICVKIQEDGEAKEVHLGPGDMFLLPGNVPHSPGRSEGSVGLVVEKVRKNPEKDGLMWFCDHCNHKLFEEYFYLTNIEKDFFPVFRKFYNSEELRTCEKCGTVMDSDPKFTDV
- a CDS encoding SDR family oxidoreductase → MNHQETVFITGATRGIGACLAEELVKKGYQVIGTGRNVQNLDKSLDGVHYVDLDLSKPESISTLKNRIDLSDVSILINNAGQSQIGSLEETPIEKYEELFQINVFGILQLTQELLPFLKQKPKARVINVGSLTGKFPLPYYSSYCATKFAVDGMTQALRHEMKTVGIDMVVVHPNDIKTSITPTFFGKEGSDFYQAANKIRERVKMKMANATPVEYFVEKMVKIVEAKKTKPAYYIGGNANFLVFVRRFMTDTFALKQIEKSYK